In Alicyclobacillus macrosporangiidus CPP55, a single window of DNA contains:
- the selB gene encoding selenocysteine-specific translation elongation factor gives MGRFAIVGTAGHIDHGKTALVEALTGKNTDRLKEERERGISIDIDFAPLYFPDGIGIGMVDVPGHERFVRNMVAGAAGVDAALLVIDVNEGVKPQTREHVAILEMLGVRHGIIALSKADLADPEWLEMAPGLIREELSDTVFAEAPMVLTSTRTGQGVSDLKRMLHDLAAALPGRDVSGAFRLPVDKVFTIPGHGTVVSGTVWRGAVKPGDVLDLLPGRRPVRVRGVQVHGRPVAAAAAGQRAALNLTGIDRDAVGRGHTVAAPGTLCTSKLMDVTLEVLRDYARGLRHRDRVHVHLGTAEAVGRVLLLDADEVAAGGRALAQILLDMPLVCETGDAFVLRSYSPVVTLGGGRVLDPAPTRLHRRKRAHILQMLQARADATPRERLAALGQDLRLLTVGWVATALGVTDAEAASMLEDLTAEGRFLRLPSGWMGAQAVEAVLAALDDRLQAVHRKHRFMEWVPRGEVSGLGLAEGLSGRDVEWLLQEGERRGWWTVQGPSIRRRGHQVVLSEEEAAIHAGLLAALAEAGIAGANEADLVRRFPKRDRVAAQLLRYAEARQEAVELEPGLWLGGNVYREAVERLRDLYRERGPFTVGQARDLLGCGRRMAVALLEHLDARGQTRRDGDSRVFLG, from the coding sequence GTGGGCCGGTTTGCCATCGTGGGCACGGCAGGGCACATCGACCACGGAAAGACCGCGCTGGTCGAAGCGCTCACCGGCAAGAACACGGACCGCCTCAAGGAGGAACGGGAGCGGGGCATCTCCATCGACATCGACTTCGCTCCGCTGTACTTCCCCGACGGCATCGGGATCGGCATGGTGGACGTTCCCGGGCATGAGCGGTTCGTGCGCAACATGGTCGCGGGTGCCGCCGGCGTCGACGCGGCCTTGTTGGTGATTGACGTCAACGAAGGGGTCAAACCCCAGACGCGCGAGCACGTGGCCATCCTGGAGATGCTGGGCGTACGGCACGGCATCATTGCGCTGAGCAAGGCGGACCTGGCTGACCCGGAGTGGCTGGAGATGGCGCCCGGCCTGATCCGGGAGGAGCTCTCCGACACCGTCTTCGCGGAGGCGCCCATGGTGTTGACGAGCACGCGCACCGGCCAGGGCGTTTCCGACCTCAAGCGGATGTTGCACGACTTGGCGGCGGCACTGCCCGGCCGGGACGTGTCGGGCGCTTTTCGGCTGCCGGTCGACAAGGTGTTTACCATCCCCGGCCACGGTACGGTGGTCAGTGGCACCGTGTGGCGCGGCGCCGTCAAGCCGGGGGATGTGCTGGACCTGTTGCCGGGGCGGAGACCGGTGCGCGTCCGCGGCGTCCAGGTCCATGGGCGTCCGGTGGCGGCGGCGGCCGCAGGTCAGCGAGCGGCTTTGAACTTGACGGGGATCGATCGGGACGCGGTGGGGCGCGGCCACACGGTGGCGGCCCCCGGCACCTTGTGCACCTCAAAGTTGATGGACGTGACCCTTGAGGTGCTGCGGGACTACGCGCGCGGCTTGCGCCACCGGGATCGGGTACATGTGCACCTGGGCACGGCGGAGGCCGTCGGCCGGGTGCTGCTGCTCGACGCCGACGAGGTGGCGGCGGGCGGGCGTGCGCTGGCGCAGATTCTATTGGACATGCCGTTGGTGTGCGAGACCGGCGACGCCTTCGTCCTGCGAAGCTATTCACCGGTGGTCACGCTCGGCGGCGGCCGTGTGCTGGACCCGGCGCCAACCCGGCTGCACCGGCGAAAGCGGGCCCATATCCTGCAGATGCTGCAGGCGCGCGCCGATGCCACGCCGCGCGAGCGGCTGGCGGCCCTGGGCCAGGATTTGCGGCTGCTCACCGTGGGGTGGGTGGCGACGGCGCTGGGGGTCACCGATGCGGAGGCGGCGTCGATGCTCGAGGATCTCACGGCGGAAGGGCGCTTCCTCCGGCTGCCCTCGGGCTGGATGGGCGCACAGGCCGTCGAAGCCGTCCTGGCTGCACTGGACGACCGTCTGCAGGCGGTCCACCGCAAGCACCGGTTCATGGAGTGGGTGCCGCGAGGCGAGGTGAGCGGGCTCGGTCTGGCGGAGGGACTGAGCGGCCGAGACGTGGAGTGGCTGCTGCAGGAGGGCGAACGGCGTGGCTGGTGGACTGTGCAGGGCCCAAGCATCCGGCGGCGCGGCCACCAGGTGGTGCTGAGCGAGGAGGAGGCGGCGATCCACGCCGGTCTGTTGGCTGCCCTGGCGGAGGCGGGGATCGCTGGCGCCAACGAGGCCGATCTCGTTCGGCGGTTTCCCAAGCGGGATCGGGTGGCGGCGCAGTTGCTCCGCTATGCCGAGGCGCGCCAGGAAGCGGTGGAGCTGGAACCCGGGCTGTGGCTGGGCGGGAACGTGTACCGGGAGGCGGTCGAGCGGTTGCGCGACCTGTACCGGGAACGCGGCCCGTTCACAGTGGGACAGGCGCGGGATCTGCTCGGGTGCGGCCGCCGAATGGCCGTGGCCCTTCTGGAACACCTGGATGCGCGCGGCCAGACCCGCCGCGACGGGGACAGCCGGGTGTTCCTAGGTTGA
- a CDS encoding NUDIX domain-containing protein: MLIIVNCFAQIGGRVVMLQKPRRGWWVLPGGKVEPFEAWPDAARREMWEEAGLRVDGLRLRAVHLLRELGPDGEQHRLIAQFSADRAEGRLREACKEGTLALIPPEDLAHLPMDEGDRVMIQHTLWACRSGAETVFFGNFTYTADRDLLDWRMQPDVQGSAIPVEGRRDEDVVRR, translated from the coding sequence GTGCTCATCATCGTGAATTGCTTCGCGCAGATCGGCGGCAGGGTGGTCATGCTCCAGAAACCACGCCGAGGCTGGTGGGTGCTGCCGGGCGGCAAGGTGGAGCCGTTCGAGGCTTGGCCGGATGCAGCGCGCCGGGAGATGTGGGAGGAGGCCGGGCTGCGGGTGGACGGGTTGAGACTGCGCGCTGTGCACTTACTGCGCGAGCTGGGCCCGGACGGGGAGCAGCATCGCCTGATCGCCCAATTTTCGGCCGATCGCGCAGAGGGGCGGTTGCGGGAGGCCTGCAAGGAGGGCACGCTCGCGCTGATCCCCCCGGAGGACCTGGCCCATCTGCCCATGGACGAGGGCGACCGGGTGATGATCCAGCACACCCTGTGGGCGTGCCGGAGTGGAGCGGAAACGGTGTTTTTCGGAAACTTCACATACACAGCCGATCGGGACCTGTTGGATTGGCGCATGCAGCCGGATGTACAGGGGAGCGCCATCCCGGTGGAGGGGAGGCGCGATGAAGATGTGGTTCGGCGTTGA
- a CDS encoding ROK family glucokinase — translation MKMWFGVDIGGTSVKTAIIDDTGRLVAQQAIPTEAARGPEDLCLRLRDTLRRMAEAGGIDPRAIRGAGVGVPAFLDLAHGVVVEAINLGWREVPLAELLADVLDMPVSVDNDANLAALGEAWAGAGAGADTVLCTTVGTGVGGGVVIGGRLHHGANGMAGEIGHMRVVREGGLPCNCGQTGCLETVASATAIVREARDRQEAGLLPPDERIEGAEDVARLARDHEAARWVLETAGRWLGFGLAQAAVVLNPDVIVIGGGVSKAGDLLLQPVQAAFTEYAQRLVAEATSLRLAKLGNGAGVVGAARLAMQRA, via the coding sequence ATGAAGATGTGGTTCGGCGTTGACATCGGGGGCACCAGCGTGAAGACGGCCATCATCGATGACACGGGCCGGCTGGTGGCCCAGCAGGCCATTCCCACGGAGGCCGCGCGAGGCCCTGAAGACCTGTGCCTGCGCCTGCGCGACACCCTGCGCAGGATGGCGGAGGCCGGCGGGATCGACCCGAGGGCCATTCGCGGTGCCGGCGTGGGGGTCCCGGCTTTTCTCGACCTGGCGCACGGCGTCGTGGTCGAGGCCATCAACCTGGGGTGGCGCGAGGTGCCGCTGGCGGAACTGTTGGCGGACGTGCTCGACATGCCGGTGTCGGTGGACAACGACGCGAACCTGGCGGCGCTCGGGGAGGCCTGGGCCGGCGCTGGTGCCGGGGCGGACACGGTGCTGTGCACCACCGTCGGCACGGGCGTCGGCGGCGGCGTGGTGATCGGCGGCCGGCTGCACCACGGAGCCAACGGGATGGCCGGCGAGATCGGTCACATGCGCGTGGTGCGCGAGGGCGGGCTGCCGTGCAATTGCGGTCAGACCGGCTGCTTGGAGACAGTGGCCTCGGCGACGGCCATTGTTCGGGAGGCGCGGGACCGCCAGGAGGCGGGCCTGCTGCCGCCGGACGAACGGATTGAAGGGGCGGAGGACGTGGCGAGGCTGGCCCGCGATCACGAGGCGGCCCGGTGGGTCCTGGAGACGGCCGGCCGCTGGCTGGGGTTTGGCCTGGCGCAGGCGGCAGTCGTGCTCAATCCGGACGTCATCGTGATCGGCGGGGGCGTCTCGAAAGCGGGCGATCTGCTGCTTCAGCCGGTGCAAGCTGCGTTCACGGAATACGCCCAGCGCTTGGTGGCCGAGGCCACTTCGCTCCGCCTGGCGAAACTGGGCAATGGCGCCGGGGTGGTCGGTGCCGCCCGCCTGGCGATGCAGCGCGCCTGA
- the rapZ gene encoding RNase adapter RapZ, with the protein MKEPIRVIVITGMSGAGKTVAMQALEDFGFFCVDNLPPALIPKFVELVGQASGQVRRVALACDLRGGELFQPFTDTVRQLRANPDVRLTVLFLDADDATLVRRFKETRRRHPLVDGARLLDGIQAERRALEQVRREADQVIDTTHWKPAQLKREMARLFADPRRVLPVHIISFGFKYGIPIDADLVFDVRFLPNPHYIESLRPYTGEDAPVYEYVMEQPATKEFVSRLEDMVDFLIPQFTKEGKSHLVIGIGCTGGKHRSVAISRHLYEHIRDRTDAHLTHRDCGREG; encoded by the coding sequence GTGAAGGAGCCGATTCGCGTCATCGTCATCACGGGCATGTCGGGCGCGGGAAAGACGGTGGCCATGCAGGCCTTGGAAGACTTCGGCTTCTTCTGCGTCGACAACCTGCCGCCCGCCCTGATCCCGAAATTCGTCGAATTGGTGGGCCAGGCCAGCGGTCAGGTGCGCCGTGTGGCGCTGGCCTGTGACCTGCGCGGCGGTGAGCTGTTCCAACCGTTCACCGATACGGTCCGGCAGCTGCGGGCCAATCCGGATGTGCGGCTGACCGTGCTCTTTCTGGACGCGGACGACGCGACGCTGGTGCGCCGGTTCAAGGAGACCCGCCGCCGCCATCCTCTCGTCGACGGGGCGCGGCTGCTGGACGGCATCCAGGCGGAGCGGCGCGCGTTAGAACAGGTCCGGCGCGAGGCCGACCAGGTGATCGACACGACGCACTGGAAACCGGCGCAACTCAAACGCGAGATGGCGCGCCTGTTCGCGGACCCGAGACGGGTGCTCCCCGTCCACATCATCTCGTTCGGCTTCAAGTACGGCATCCCCATCGACGCGGATCTGGTGTTCGACGTCCGCTTCCTGCCCAATCCGCATTACATCGAATCCTTGCGCCCGTACACCGGTGAAGACGCACCGGTGTACGAGTACGTTATGGAACAGCCGGCGACCAAGGAGTTTGTCAGCCGCTTGGAGGACATGGTCGATTTCCTGATCCCCCAGTTCACCAAGGAAGGCAAGAGCCACCTGGTCATCGGCATCGGCTGCACGGGCGGCAAACACCGCTCGGTGGCCATCAGCAGGCATCTGTACGAACACATCCGGGATCGCACGGATGCGCATCTGACTCACCGCGACTGCGGCCGGGAGGGCTGA
- a CDS encoding gluconeogenesis factor YvcK family protein: MRHWWLWAWTIGCFGCGMLAGALVIVRWSGQALALAAVVLAIAVLLLAYGWWRELRAARRRLEEQRRRPRIVAIGGGTGLSVVLRGLKEFDVDLTAVVTVADDGGSSGRLRTDLAIPPPGDIRNCLVAMADTEPLLERLLQFRFPAGEGLAGHSFGNLFLAAMTHIMGDFVSAIRETSRVLAVRGRVLPAVREDVVLRAVLTDGTVIEGESNIPRAGGRIERVELVPFDPEPLPEVISAIRDADAIVIGPGSLYTSVLPNLLVPGLAEAVAASRAKKIYVCNVMTQPGETDGYTASQHVDVIYRHIGRRLFDYIIVNAASLPPEALEKYQAQGAYPVLVDIEALYRQGLRVIARNFVHFATYARHDSRLIAEQIVSLIGYERLNAARG; encoded by the coding sequence GTGCGGCACTGGTGGTTGTGGGCGTGGACCATCGGCTGTTTCGGCTGCGGCATGCTCGCCGGCGCCCTGGTCATCGTCCGCTGGAGCGGACAGGCGTTGGCCTTGGCGGCTGTGGTGCTCGCCATCGCGGTGCTCCTGCTGGCGTACGGGTGGTGGCGGGAGCTGCGCGCCGCCCGGCGGCGGTTGGAAGAACAGCGGCGGCGGCCGCGCATCGTCGCCATCGGCGGCGGCACGGGCCTGTCGGTGGTGCTGCGGGGGTTGAAGGAGTTCGACGTGGACTTGACGGCGGTGGTCACCGTCGCGGACGACGGCGGCAGTTCGGGCCGCCTGCGCACCGATTTGGCGATCCCGCCGCCGGGCGACATCCGCAACTGCCTGGTCGCCATGGCGGACACGGAGCCTCTGTTGGAGCGCCTCCTGCAGTTTCGCTTTCCCGCGGGTGAAGGGCTCGCGGGCCACAGTTTCGGCAACCTCTTCCTCGCGGCGATGACGCACATCATGGGCGACTTCGTGTCGGCGATCCGGGAAACCAGCCGTGTGCTGGCGGTCCGGGGTCGGGTGTTGCCGGCGGTCCGCGAGGACGTGGTGCTGCGGGCCGTGTTGACCGACGGGACCGTGATCGAGGGGGAGTCCAACATCCCGCGGGCAGGCGGGCGGATTGAACGGGTGGAGCTGGTGCCATTTGATCCCGAACCGCTGCCGGAAGTGATATCGGCCATCCGGGATGCGGACGCGATCGTCATTGGACCGGGAAGTCTGTACACCAGTGTGTTGCCGAACCTCCTGGTCCCTGGGCTGGCGGAGGCCGTGGCGGCCAGCCGCGCCAAGAAGATTTACGTGTGCAACGTCATGACCCAGCCGGGAGAGACGGACGGCTACACGGCGTCCCAGCACGTCGACGTGATCTACCGCCACATCGGCCGGCGGCTGTTCGATTACATCATCGTCAACGCGGCCTCGCTGCCGCCGGAAGCGCTCGAGAAGTACCAGGCACAGGGGGCGTATCCGGTGCTGGTGGACATCGAGGCGCTGTACCGGCAGGGGCTGCGGGTGATTGCGCGCAACTTCGTCCACTTCGCCACCTACGCCCGGCACGACAGCCGGTTGATTGCGGAGCAGATTGTGAGCCTCATCGGCTATGAGCGGCTGAACGCCGCCCGGGGGTGA
- a CDS encoding HPr family phosphocarrier protein codes for MVERKTVVRLRTGLLARPAALFVQEANRFSSEIYVEKDGKSVNAKSIMGIMSLAIANGQEIVIKAEGSDAEQAVEKLCEMISKET; via the coding sequence ATGGTGGAGCGGAAGACGGTGGTTCGGCTGCGCACAGGTCTGTTGGCGCGTCCGGCCGCCCTGTTTGTGCAAGAGGCCAATCGGTTCTCCAGCGAGATCTACGTCGAGAAGGACGGCAAGTCGGTCAACGCCAAGAGCATCATGGGCATCATGTCGCTGGCCATCGCCAACGGACAAGAGATTGTCATCAAGGCGGAAGGATCGGACGCGGAACAGGCCGTCGAGAAGCTGTGTGAGATGATCTCCAAGGAGACTTGA
- a CDS encoding formate/nitrite transporter family protein has protein sequence MAAANFLSPAEIARLAAQAGEEKTKYGIGKLLVLGFLAGAFIALGALFDIRVTAGLPDQWGTLKSLIGGAVFPIGLMFVVIAGGELLTGNMMTVPMALHERRIGIGGLAYNWLWVTIGNLVGSLFVAYGFGVLAKMLTAAPYNKATIAIAVSKASLPFFATIMSAIGCNWLVCLAVWLALGARDIIGKIFGIWFPIMGFVAIGFQHVVANMFFLPAGIFVGANVTWGQTIVEWIGAFIGNAIGGWLFVATAYWYTLLRVPANPVSVQTAAESSRT, from the coding sequence ATGGCGGCCGCAAACTTTTTGTCCCCGGCCGAAATCGCGCGTCTGGCGGCTCAGGCGGGGGAAGAGAAGACCAAGTATGGGATCGGCAAACTGTTGGTGCTCGGTTTTCTCGCTGGCGCGTTCATCGCTTTGGGGGCGCTTTTCGACATCCGGGTGACAGCCGGGCTCCCGGACCAGTGGGGGACGTTGAAGTCGCTGATCGGCGGGGCGGTGTTCCCGATTGGCCTGATGTTCGTCGTGATCGCGGGCGGCGAACTGTTGACGGGCAACATGATGACGGTGCCCATGGCGTTGCATGAGCGGCGCATCGGCATTGGCGGCCTGGCGTACAACTGGCTCTGGGTGACCATCGGCAACCTCGTCGGATCGTTGTTCGTGGCGTACGGGTTTGGGGTGTTGGCCAAGATGCTCACGGCCGCGCCGTACAACAAGGCCACCATCGCCATCGCCGTCTCCAAGGCCAGTCTCCCGTTCTTCGCCACCATCATGTCGGCCATCGGATGCAACTGGTTGGTGTGCTTGGCGGTGTGGTTGGCGCTCGGCGCACGGGACATCATCGGCAAGATCTTCGGCATCTGGTTCCCCATCATGGGATTTGTCGCCATCGGTTTTCAGCACGTGGTCGCCAACATGTTCTTCCTGCCCGCCGGAATCTTCGTGGGCGCCAATGTGACGTGGGGGCAGACCATCGTGGAGTGGATCGGCGCATTCATCGGCAACGCCATTGGCGGTTGGTTGTTCGTCGCGACGGCCTATTGGTACACCCTGCTGCGGGTACCGGCCAACCCGGTCTCCGTGCAGACGGCGGCTGAGTCGAGCCGCACCTGA